The Anaeromusa acidaminophila DSM 3853 genome contains a region encoding:
- a CDS encoding IS3 family transposase codes for QGWAYQMKAYTRTLKANKIYQSMSRKGNCHDNSVMENFFGIMKQEMYYGVVYYSYDELKDAINKYVKYYNEQRIKQSLCWMSPLEYRLHLNAA; via the coding sequence CAGGGATGGGCTTACCAGATGAAAGCATATACACGAACTTTAAAGGCTAATAAAATATATCAAAGTATGTCTCGCAAGGGAAACTGTCATGACAACTCGGTAATGGAAAACTTTTTTGGAATTATGAAACAAGAAATGTACTACGGCGTCGTTTATTACAGCTATGATGAATTGAAAGATGCAATAAACAAGTATGTAAAATATTACAACGAGCAAAGAATCAAGCAGTCCTTGTGTTGGATGAGTCCTCTAGAATACAGGCTTCATCTTAATGCTGCATAA